The region AGCTGCGCAGCACGAAGCAGAGGGCGTCGACCTCGCGGATCCCGGCGAGGAAGCGGTTCCCGAGCCCCTCGCCGCGCTCCGCGCCGGCGACGAGGCCCGCGATGTCGACGAGCTCGACGCCCGCCTCGACGACCTTCTTCGACTCGCTCATCGTGGCGAGCGCGTCGAGGCGCTCGTCGGGGACGTGCGCGACCCCGATCGCGCTCTCTGTCGTGGTGAAGGGGTGGGGGGCGACCGCCACGCCCGCCCCGGTGAGGGCGTTGAACAGCTGGGACTTCCCGGCGTTGGGTAGGCCGACCAGTCCGATGCGCTCCATCGCCCTCAGGCTACAGCTGCTGCTCAGCTACACTGACTGGCCTCATGTCGAAGCGAACGAACAAGCGCAAGCTCTCCAAGAAGAAGAAGGCCAACCACGGCAAGAAGCCGAACGCGGGTCGCGGCTGACCCCGTGCGGCAGGCCGCGGCTCACGCGCCGCGGCGGTAGTCCACCCCGAGGCGACGCAGCAGCGCGCTGAGGACGCTCGGTCGATCGGTCATGATGCCGTCGGCGCCCTCGTCGACGAGCCGCTCCATGTCGGCCTCCTCGTCGACCGTCCAGACGTGCAGCGCGAGGCCGTTGCGGTGCGCGGCGTCGACGAGCTGCTCGTCGACGATCCGCACCCCTGCGTAGGAGAGCGGCACCTGCAGCGCCACGTGGCCGCGGATCGCGGGATCCGGCTGCTGGCCGTGGCGCACCGCCTGCACGAACGAGGTGAGCGCGCTCGCCCCGGGCGAGGTGCCGACGCCGGGCGCGAGCGCCCGGAAGCGCTCGGTGGACTCGTCGGAGAACGAGGTGACGATGACGTCGTCGCGCCGGCCGAACTCCGCGAGCAGCGCCGCCACCTCGGCCTCGTAGGCCGCGACGAGCGGCGGCCCCTCCTTGATGTCGAGGTTGAGCGGGAGCCCGGGGAAGGCCTCGAGGAGGCGACGCAGCGAAAGCGGGCGGAAGCGCTCGTCGCTCGCGGCACGCCCGCGGAAGGGCCGCGGCGCCTCCTCTTCCGCGCCGACGGCACCGCGGCCGGGGCTGAAGTGGTACGCCGCGTCGAGCGCCGCGATCGCCGCCGCGGGCAGCGAGGCGATCGACCCGTGCCCGTCGGTCGTCGCGTCCACGGTGGCGTCGTGGCCCACGAAGAGCACCCCGTCGGCACTCGGGTGGAGGTCGAGCTCGATCGCGTCGGCACCGGCGCGCAGCGCCTCCTCGACGGCGTAGAGCGTCGAGGAAGGCGCCTCCTTCGCGCCCGCCTGGTGCGCGAAGGCGAAGACGCGACGCTCGAGCCAGGGGTTGTCCACTCGCCCATCTTGTAGCCTCCGAGCGAGATGATCGACCACATCCTCCTCGACGTCATCAGCGCGATCCGCGAGGCGCTCGAGGGCGCGCTCCTCGAGCAGCAGGCGGTCGAAGAGCGATTCCAGATCGACGTCTTCCTCGGCGACCTCTCCTTCGAGACCTCCTACTCCCTTCCCGGCGAGCAGACGCCGCCGCGCGTACGTGCCGATCTCAGCCTCGAGTGGCCGACGTGGAGCCAGAGCGCCTATCGCTCGTGGTCGATCGGCGAGCCGCTCACGGACCGTCCCGAGCTCATCGTCGAGGTGGCGATGCGCGTCCAGCGCCTCGCCTCGCCGCCCGACCCGGGGCGCGTCCTCGGCGCGCTCGGGACCGACGAGCCGCGCATCGGCGAGGAGGTCCTCGAGCGGAGCGGACCGACGGTCGAGCAGGTCTACGACGCCGCGGGGACGAGCGCCGCGTCGGCGATCGAGGTCGCCTACCAGGGGGCATGCCACCTCGAGGAGGCGATCCTCGAGCACCCCGAGAAGCTCGACGATCAGGTGCGGGGCCTCGCGCGCTGGATCGCCTCGGCGCTCGTCCGCCTC is a window of Acidimicrobiales bacterium DNA encoding:
- a CDS encoding glycerophosphodiester phosphodiesterase family protein — translated: MDNPWLERRVFAFAHQAGAKEAPSSTLYAVEEALRAGADAIELDLHPSADGVLFVGHDATVDATTDGHGSIASLPAAAIAALDAAYHFSPGRGAVGAEEEAPRPFRGRAASDERFRPLSLRRLLEAFPGLPLNLDIKEGPPLVAAYEAEVAALLAEFGRRDDVIVTSFSDESTERFRALAPGVGTSPGASALTSFVQAVRHGQQPDPAIRGHVALQVPLSYAGVRIVDEQLVDAAHRNGLALHVWTVDEEADMERLVDEGADGIMTDRPSVLSALLRRLGVDYRRGA